In the Arachis ipaensis cultivar K30076 chromosome B10, Araip1.1, whole genome shotgun sequence genome, one interval contains:
- the LOC107621314 gene encoding serine carboxypeptidase-like 45, with protein sequence MILIHKSHTMIASFVSTLLLLIVGVVNSYPEGDKISSLPGQPRVTFQQYAGYITVDDNHDRALFYYFVEAESNPASKPLVLWLNGGPGCSSVGVGAFVENGPFRPGDNNILLKNDYSWNKEANMLYLESPAGVGFSYSSNKSFYDLVTDEITARDNLIFLERWFAKFPEYAKNEFFITGESYAGHYVPQLAFLLIQSNTTFNVNLKGIALGNPLLDFNVDLNSEADYLWSHGLISDSTYELYNTICNSSQYMRESIDRKISADCARVNNVSSTEISDYVDQYDVTLDVCLSPAKQQVYMLTNQMHATQNIDVCVGDKLVVYLNRKDVQQALHAKLVGVTKWSTCSTVLNYDYHNLEIPTLPLLGTFVELGIRVLVYSGDQDSVIPLIGSRFLVNALAKEIGLNTTVPYGVWFEGKQVAGWTQEYGKILSYATIRGASHEAPFSQPARSLVLLQAFLQGKPLSNNI encoded by the exons ATGATACTAATTCATAAGTCACACACTATGATTGCATCATTTGTTTCAACACTACTACTACTTATTGTGGGAGTAGTGAATTCATATCCGGAAGGCGATAAGATAAGCAGTTTGCCAGGCCAGCCACGTGTCACATTTCAGCAATATGCTGGCTACATTACTGTCGATGATAACCATGATAGAgctttgttttattattttgttgaaGCTGAATCAAACCCTGCTTCCAAGCCACTAGTTCTTTGGTTGAATGGAG GGCCTGGTTGTTCTTCGGTTGGAGTTGGAGCTTTTGTTGAGAATGGTCCTTTCAGACCCGGTGACAACAATATTCTTCTAAAAAATGATTATAGTTGGAATAAAG AGGCAAACATGCTATATTTGGAATCACCAGCTGGAGTTGGTTTCTCATACTCTAGCAATAAATCTTTCTATGACTTGGTTACAGATGAGATAACAG CAAGGGATAATCTTATATTCTTAGAGCGCTGGTTTGCTAAATTTCCTGAGTATGCAAAAAACGAGTTCTTCATTACTGGGGAGAGCTATGCAGGTCACTATGTTCCACAACTTGCATTTCTTCTTATTCAATCCAACACCACCTTCAATGTTAATCTTAAGGGAATAGCG TTAGGGAATCCTCTGCTGGATTTTAATGTTGACCTGAATTCGGAAGCGGATTATTTATGGTCTCATGGGCTAATATCTGATTCGACATACGAACTATACAATACAATATGCAACTCTTCTCAATATATGAGAGAATCTATAGATAGAAAGATTAGTGCTGATTGTGCAAGAGTAAATAATGTATCGTCCACCGAGATATCCGATTATGTTGATCAATATGATGTCACTCTTGATGTTTGTTTGTCACCAGCCAAACAACAAGTTTATATGCTCACAAATCAAATG CATGCTACACAAAATATAGATGTTTGTGTGGGAGATAAATTAGTGGTATACTTAAATAGGAAAGATGTGCAACAAGCACTCCATGCTAAACTTGTTGGAGTTACCAAATGGTCAACTTGCAGCAC GGTTCTGAATTATGACTATCATAATCTAGAAATACCAACACTTCCTCTTCTAGGTACATTCGTTGAGTTGGGTATTCGGGTTCTCGTATACAG TGGAGACCAAGATTCAGTGATCCCATTAATTGGGTCAAGATTTCTGGTGAATGCATTAGCCAAAGAAATTGGACTCAATACAACAGTGCCCTATGGAGTCTGGTTTGAGGGAAAACAG gtaGCGGGATGGACACAAGAATATGGCAAGATATTATCATATGCGACGATTAGAGGAGCATCTCATGAAGCTCCATTCTCTCAACCAGCCAGATCTTTAGTGCTACTTCAAGCATTTCTTCAAGGAAAACCACTTTCCAATAATATATGA
- the LOC107624265 gene encoding 10 kDa chaperonin, mitochondrial: MAKRLVPLLNRVLVEKIVPPSKTNAGILLPEKSTKLNSGKVVAIGPGIRSKEGNLIPVSVKEGDTVLLPEYGGTEVNLADKQYHLYRDEDILGTLHD; encoded by the exons atggcGAAGCGGCTGGTTCCGTTGTTGAATCGGGTTCTGGTGGAGAAGATCGTTCCCCCATCGAAAACGAACGCCGGCATCTTGTTGCCGGAGAAATCCACCAAG CTGAATTCTGGAAAAGTAGTTGCGATTGGGCCTGGCATTCGTAGCAAGGAAGGGAATCTAATTCCGGTTTCTGTTAAAGAAGGCGACACTGTGCTTTTGCCTGAATACGGTGGAACTGAGGTCAACCTTGCTGATAAACA GTATCATCTTTACAGAGATGAAGACATACTGGGGACGCTGCATGATTGA